The following nucleotide sequence is from Apium graveolens cultivar Ventura chromosome 4, ASM990537v1, whole genome shotgun sequence.
CTAGGTAGAACAACAAGGGCTCCCGGCTCCAATTCTTGATATGGGGGAAATTCTAGCACAAAATCGGCCAGGGCTTGGCCTTTGATCGCAGTCcttggcttataatccacctcgaATTGGCCGAGCTCAACCGTCCACTTCAACATTCGACCAGAAGATTCTGGTCTATGCATCACTTGCCTGAGGGGGTAGGAGGTTCGCACTTCTATCTTATGTGCCTGAAAATAGGGCCTGAGTTTTCGGGAGGCCAGAATCAGAGCATACGCTAGTTTTTCGAGGCTTGTGTATCGAGTCTCGGCATCGGCTAGccttttactcacataatataccGGGAGCTGGACACCATCCTCCTCTCGGACTAATACCGCACTTATTGCAAAGTCGGAGACGGCCAAGTATAGGATCAAAGTTTCTCCTGCTCTTGGGTTGGACAACATGGGAGGGCTACTGAGATGCTTCTTTATGTTCTGAAAGGCTTCTTCACATTCTTCGGTCCACTTAAAGTTCCTCCCCACTCCTTTAATTGCTTTGAAGAACTCTTGGCATTTATCGGAGGATTTTGAGACGAAGCGGTTTAAGGCAGCCACTCGTCCCGTTAAGCTTTGAACATCCTTCACCCGTCGAGGGGATCTCATCTCGAGTAGGGCTTGTATCTTGGCTGGGTTGGCCTCAATGCCTCTATGGTtgacaataaatcccaaaaacttccccgattcaaccccaaacacgcatttctgggggttgagtttcattctgtactcccttaggatctggaacatttctgccaggtggcggacatgatccctcgcttctttcgatttcaccagcatgtcgtctacataggcctccatagtcttccccaattgatgtttgaacatcttattcaccagcctctgataggttgcccccgcattaaggagcccgaagggcatcccgatgtaacagtaaaggccccgatcagtaataaaggaggtgtgctcctgatctggcccatacatggggatttggttatatcccgaataagcatccataaaactaagcagcgcgtgcccagccgtggaatccaccagctggtcgattcggggtagaggaaagctgtccttcgggcaagctttgttcaggtcggtgaagtctacacatgtcctccacttgcCATTGGGCTTCTTGACAAGCACAGGATTGGCCAGCCACACGGGGTAGAAGGCTTCTCTCACAAGTCCTGCCTCCATTAATCTATCCACTTCTTCTTTGAGGGCCTCTGCCCTCTCTCCACTAATCGGCCGTCTCTTTTGCCTAACCCCCTTCTTTTTCGGGTCCAGGTTGAGCCGGTGGCACATGACATTTGGGTCAATCCCTATCATATCGgagtgtgaccatgcaaagacatccaaattCTCCCTTAGGAAGCGGGCTAGATCCTCTCTCAAGTTAGGACTTAGGTTAGAGCCTATTCTGAGTACCTTGGAGGGATCATTTGGGTCTACCAAGATCGGGATTGTGTCCTCTGCGGCCCCGGCCCTCTCGACCATTGAGGGCATTCTCGGGTCTAGATCTGCTTGAGCCTCGCTAGTTTTTTCCATTCCCGTGATTGCCAAACCTTCCGCATCCTTGAGCTCGGTTTGGTGGGCTTGGGTCGGGTTTATCAAGCGTTCAGAGGTCGCAGTTACAGTTCGAGTGATTCTGTCGGGTGGGTCCATAGTGGTTGTTTCTTTGTGTGCCCACTTCTCTCTCCTAAGTGTTGCAGTGATTTGTTCTgggctctcttcttcatcacttgctTCCTCTACAATCCCCTCTTGTATCAACATGATGGGCTGAGATGCTTCCATTAGTAAGGCCCCTGGGCGTGGTTCCACATGAATTCCCATGTGCTCGAAGTAGTTCTCGGGCAACTCCTCAATTGAAATCAAATTACAAGTCTCGTGGCCCTCAGGACGTATTCTTTTCCTGCCCTCTGCCTCTTCCATGGGGATGTCGCACTCACCTACTTCAGCTGTCTCCCTTGAGGCATTTCTTGACTCGGCCGCTTTGAGTGCCTGGTTGTAGCAGACCCTGGATTCGTATTGACAGCTCTTCAAGATGCCTACCCCCGTGGGGGTTGGGAATTTTATCGTCATATGATGgatcgaggtcaccatcctcattgccctcataaggggtctgcccactataacattgtaggcacaaggctggtctacgactgtaaacatagcgatctgggtggccacatgaggctcctctcctatggtcaccgggagtcgaattgtccctttcactccgatcgagtctcccgtgaacccgtacaggtgcccacctgttgaggttaattctctatccaataatcccagttttttgtaggcatcataagtcaaaacatcagccgagctcccggtgtccaccattgctcggtgaacattcaccgtcccaatcttcatttttatgactAGGGCATCGGTATGAGGGTAATGCACCCATTTTGCATCATTCTCTTTAAACACGATATCATCGACCTCCCTTTCAAAGAGTTCCGGGGGCCTTTGGCTTAGATGATTGACGTTGGTGAGCGGCTTGTCCTTTGCTTCCCGGGCATATCTGTCCATCGCCTTCCGGCTGTCTCCACCAATgtgagacccgcctagaataatatgaataCTACCAGCCCGAGGGACCCTTTCTTTGTCTTCTGGGGGTGGAGGAGGGACGGTATGATAATCCGTCCTGTGTCTTCGAACCTCCTTGACAACCCACTCCGTAAGCTTCCCTTGTCTAATCAAAGTCTCGATCTCATCCTTTAGTTGTCTACAATCAGCGGTATCGTGTCCGGTGGCCTCATGGTATGCACAATACTTCGAAGTGTCTCTTTTATTATAGTCTGTGAGAGGAGTTGCCTTCCTGAATACCCCCTTCCCCACATATGTAGCATATATGTGGTCGATAGAGGCTACCAGAGGGGTGTGTGTCTGCCATTTGCTTGTATAAGGCCTTCCCGAATCTTTAGTGGTCTCTTTGCCACGGGCAGACTTTTTCGGGCTCGAACTACGCCGATACGTCTTCCTCCTTTCATCAGGGCTTGAGGATCGGTCCCTCTTGTCTCGATAGCTTTCGCTGATTTTCAGCTCTCTCATCGATTTCTCTACCCTCTTGAAGGGTTCGGCTTGCTCATAGAACTCGGCCAAGGTCCTCGGCTCACTCGCTTGGAGGCTTTTCCAAAATTTTGATCCTTCTTTCAGCCCTGCTATCAAGAAATTTTTGATGATCTCCTCACTGGCTCCTCTCACCTTCGGGACCTCGGCGTTGAACCGACGAAAGTATTCTGCCAAGGGCTCCCCCTCCCTTTGCTTGATGTTGGCTAACGTGGCCACAGGAGGCGAATAGTGGAGGGTCGACTGAAATTGTCTGACGAACAAGTCCTCCAATTGCCTCCACGTTCTTATGCTAGCCGGTcccaacttggagaaccattgttgggcactacCTCTGAGTGATGCCGCGAAGACTCTGCAACGGGTCATCTCCGGCACCTGATAGACTTCCATCTCAGTGTTAAATTGAATAAGGTACTCCGCCGGGTCGGCTTCGCCGTTGAATAGAAGGTCGGGGTTGTGCCTAAACACCCGAGGTAGGGGGGATGATCGGATAGCAGTCGTAAACGGAGAGGGGGCAGCCGAGGCAGGGGGCCCTCTCTTCTCTTGCTCCATCTCATCTAAGATCCTTCTCAGGTCCCTTACTCTAACAACTTCTCCTTCCCTGTCACCACCCGCATTACTCGAATGGTGTGAGCCCTGAGGTCGTTCGCGGCGTCCCCCTCCCCCAGCTCGGTCCTGCGACTCCTCTTCACGATTGTATCTGCGTCTATGTCGCTCCTCCCTCCTGGGTGAGGTGTGTTGACGTCTTTCCGGAGGGGTCGTTGCCCGTTCCCTTTTCGAGCCTCTTTTATCCACGggctctttctcttctctctccttcttacaaTTCTCCAATTTGAGCCTGAGGTCATGCTCGCTTAGCTTTCTACCCACTCGGTCTAGCACGCTAGTTGACCTTGCCTCAGATGAAGCTGGCTTCGGCCCCGATCTCGTAGAGATCTGGCTGCCCCGCTCATCATGGCCTTGGGGTATATCTTCCTTTTCACGTGATGTCTCTTTCTTCTGTTTGGTCTCGGTTGCCACGTCATCAAAATCGTGGATCAGCTTCTTCTGAGGGCCTTTGCCCTTCCAGCTATGCTGTGAGACCTTGAGGCGGCGCGCCTTACGCTTGGCGTTCCGGACCGAGCTTCTTTCTACCTTTGACATTCGGGCGTTGATCTGATTCATCTGATCGGCCAGCCCTTCCAGATACGTCATCACAGCCTGCCCGTCCACGGTTGCAATTGGTGGAGGTGGCGCCTGATTCTCTGGGGGCGTGTGTTCGAAAGTAGGGTCCTTCTTGCCTCCGCTCCCTGGTGTCGTCGCTTGCTTGCTTTCTTTGATCATCTTTCTCCCTAAGATGAACggccccctccttctagcgccaaatgttatagggagaatttcgtataacaatattgtggaggttaatgggcggaacaaagatcaaggacggtgtttgagggcggaggaaggttgtttggtggtggctgagcttgtatgtggactccttaagaaagaatagggtttgttattctccgtcaagtgtcgactcatgtctcatacaagtgcctacgtaccctatttataggaatcaagcctcacgtagttcttggggaacaagtcacgtaggctagggttaggactcttcagcccgtgtagccaagcccacgataaagtcaggccttcagccaattagtcacgtaaatctcgatcggctccacacgcttcctacaatctcgcggcatctccgcaatccttcccgtgattgtaggaacaacccgtgtcgatcccgaaatctacgagcaactcagtcatctatgagtcactttccatgttgtacacaaagtctttcgatgcggcccggcctggtcacctcggcccgcaccgccttcaaacaataaatataatcttacctctgtttctataagatgtgggctcatgagctcagcccgcgtatgggcagctaagcccacctcgcatgaaggcacctgagcccacctcgcgtgggcacaaccgagctcggctcgcatatgagagcccaaatgacaaatatgagctcaccttacatgtgtgagcccagctcgcatgtcctcacttgagcccagctcgcatgtttgagcccagctctcatatcatgagcccagctcgcatgtaaactcagctcgcatgttacgagcccagcccgcatgtgaacCCAGCTCACATGTtgcgagcccagcccgcatgtgctggcccaagtcatataaatccatggttctagcccacacacaagagtccagctatttaatgcacccacagggacctgtttagggcccatggccgaaaACGGGCATAACACCCTCAGAATTCGAGGAAAACATATACTCGGAAAGTCATGCACATAATAGAAGAAGCCCCGAAGCAGACAAAAATTAAGGTGTCGCTGATATTTAAGATTTTGATCCGGAAGAAGTAAAATTTCCTCGCGGTATTACTTTGATCCTATCTCTTATAATAAGAAATAACCAAGTGAAAATGATGCATTAGTGGATAACTTATTCTACAATATGTTCATCAGAATGTGGTCATTGTGATTGTGTCGTTCATGCGAAGGTCAGAGTAGTGGTGTGGAGTTCATGAACTGCTATACTCCATGTTTAACCTAGAGGGAAATATAAGCTCATACACTTCTTTTCATCCATCCGATGACTTTTCTTACAATGTGGATAATAATGTAAGTATCTTCTATTTAATACAATTAAGGTATAAAATTGTACGTTGACTAATTCACTAATATAATATTTACTCATTTTTATGTGTCAGATTGTGTTAGCGCCAATGGAATGCAGGAGACTACTATAAAGACTATGAAAACTTTATTTATGAAAATAACAATTCCCATGAGGGAATTAAACTCATGAAAATGATCTTTTCTCTCTTATTTTATCCAAGTTATCCGATCTCTTTAAAGTAACGAGATATCAAGAATTTATAGGAAAGTCCTGGTAAGCTTTCCTAATTGGGCTTTCTAATTTTCCTATTGGCCATCTTTTGTCTTCTATTTGGGCTTTCATGGCCCAACAGGACCGTGATGCAcattcaaaaaaattcaaaatagtctctctctctctctctctctctctctctctcctctctcagtTAACAACGGTCACGTTACTTTGTATTCAAAGATTAATATATAAATCGGTACACCACAAACCCTCTCAAACATAATACTTATATTGATAAAAAAATTACTCTACATTTGAAATTTGAGAAATGGCGAGTTCAGAGGAATATGATTACGTCGAATCGGAGAATGATTCATATGATTCAGACGATGATCCAATGTTTGATATTCTTCGAGAAAGTCAATCTAAACTTTCTAAGCTCTCAATTAACAACAATACTAATTCAAGGTTTTCTATTCTTTTCCATTTTTATCATTGTATAATCCCCCTCTTTCGTTTCAATTGTGTTGATTATATGTTTTTGTACAAAAATGAAGCATCTGTAGTGATGTGGACAACGAAACTCCGGAATCCCCCGAAAATGATTATGAAATTGTTCTGAAATGTATCCAAGGTAATGCCTATTAACTGTTTGTGTTTATGTCGTGAATATTCGGGTGAATTTTTACGTTCGTGCTTCATTTCTCGTATGATGTAGCTGGTCAGCTAGATAAATTTAAGGTAGATCAGTGTAAGCTTTATCTAAGGAAACATGGACTCAGATTGACTGGTAAAAAGGATATTCTCATTCACCGCATCAAGGAACATCTCGAGTACGATTTATATCCTCCCTTTCTCTTTATTTTGGGCGAATTTATCCCGTGTCACATTTTTAAGAGTATTAGTTCTCCAACTATTTACCTTCGCCTTCAGTATTGTCAATGGCAGTGGAGAAACTAAGTATCCGCCATCAAGTTTTACGGTCAACTGTAAAGGTATATTACAATGTGCAAATTCCaaactcttgaaattgataaTGTACTTCTCATCTACTTTACCACGTACTTTGTATATAAACAGATTGTAGAGGCTTGAGTCTACTTATATGAGTACTTTTTTTGTCGCCATTTTATTTAGTTTGGAGTGTGATCAAATAACTTCGTTTTGTATAATTCCTTATAAATTATGTCTTTGATTATTGGTAGGTGATGCATGCATGGGGGATGTTGTAATGTTTGAACAAACGGTTTATGAAATGTAAGTCATTAGCTGCTCTCCCTGGTTTATTGTGATAGTTTGATGTAACATGAGTATCATAATTTTTATCTTTTGTGTAACCCATAAAATGAACTGCAACTTATAATTTGTTGGCTGCTTGTTGATTGTTTCACAGGTTTAACATTGCATCGAGGAGCTCTGTCGGTCCTCCTTGTGGGACAAGGATTGTAGCAGGACGCATTGTTAAAGAAAGCTATGGTGCTGCTAAGCAACAACACACATTTACAGTAAGCTTGTCTTATCACGCTTAGTTTTGCTATGAAAGTTCTTGGACTTGTGAATGTTGTATTTTCCAGTTCTATGTTTTTCTTGCTGAACGTAATTTTTTTTACAACTCCTTGCCAATTTGTTTTTCTTTTCCTATTATCAATTTTCTTCTAGTTTTCAAAAACAATTATATGTCAGTATAGTACTTGATAGAGGTGATAAGAGTTTGACGGAATCCACCCTCAGCATTCTCATTATTAATTTGTTCTATATCTAAAGGCTCGTACTGTGTATAAATTTCTCCATTTGTTAACAACTCTGACTAGGTTGAAGTCTTATGGAGCAAAGGTGTGAGACCACACCCTCCACTTCATCCTCTTCTCATCAAGGGCAGAAATCTCTACAAGTTGAAAACAATGAGACAGGTTTATTTATTATCATTCAAAGTTCGATTATTTTACTGGGTACAGATTCGTACATCAAGTATGTTAACTAATTTATAAAGCTAATCCCAGAAATGGCAAGATGAAGGGGAGAGGCAAAAGATATTGTTGGAAAAACACAATAGAGGGTCTATTGCTCGCTTGAATAGGGACACTCGAATGCAAGAAAAGGAAGCGAAGAAGATGCTAAAAACAAATAGGTAGGTGCCCGTGACTGTCTTACATAAGTTGCTTGCGTGTTGGTTCAACTTGTAGAGATTTGCTACTTCTTCAATACTCTTACAATTTCTGATATATAAAACTTGTCTATCTTAGGTTATTGAAGTCGGAAAATCAGAACCAGAAAAGAAAAGAGACAAAGACATCACATACCCCAGTGCCTCTGGCAACTAACTCAATGACAGAGAATCAACTGAAAAAACAGCATAATCTGCATCCAATGTATCAGGTCCTGCCTAATAATAATGTAGCAATTACTGGGATGCAGCCATTAGTGCAGAAGAAATGCCAGTTCCCAGGACCATCAGAAGCCTCTTACGGAAGAGCAACTTCATTCTTTCCAAATGCAAATGTGGCTCCAGAAAGGTTTTGGAATCGACAAGTCTTGGCCAACATAAATCAGAACTCTCATGGTTATCAACACAACATGATCCATAACCAAGGTCAAGTGCCATTTCTGCTAGAAAGAACAAGTGCTACTTCAACAGAAAATCCATACCAGAAACAAATGAATGAAAGAAGACAGCTCTGCAGACACTTTGCTCGAGGAAGGTGTTACTACGGAGAGCAGTGCAAGTTCCTTCATGAATGTTGAAGTGAGTGGCTCAAATGATTACGGTCATGCAAAGCATATATTGATGACATTATGctatttatattaaaatagaaTTGCAGAATTTTTTCTAGTACAACAATGCAATTCATTTCAAGAGAAGGCAGATCCCCCTGTGTTTTGAAGGGCAAAGGAAGGGCAGTTTGTGTGAAAAAACTTCATTCCCTTTTCAAAATCTTCAAATTGAAAATTGTGAAGAACTAAACAAAAGTTTAAGAAATCTGCTTATGGCTTTCTAGGTACTTATGCTTGATTTTCTTGATATAATGTAACTAATGAGTGCTAGCCTGCTAGTTATGTTAATGTGAATGCAGAGAAAGGTTTTAAAAAAATGGTGAATGCAGAGAATTCATTGAATTATAACCATTACAAGGCTTTCCCTGTTTTTTGGTAATTTAGCAGTGAATtttttatttaacaaaaaaaaattactTGATATTTTTAATAAACATTTTTTAGATCAATTCGATACCTCTATCATTATTACTAATGAAAAATATATaagtaataataatatatatagtatatacATGAAAACTTATATGATAATTTGTTACATGAATATTAcacataaataaaaaaaaatattgataaataaaaaaatttagaaatgTAAAGAAAAAACCTGGATAGAGATATGAGTAACAAGAAAGCCAAACACGGCCTAAAAATTTATCATCATAATCTTGCTGAGGATAGAGAAGCTCCACTGAACACATAGCAAAGAGTGTCAGCTAAAGCTAGCTAATCCAAGTAATGGCGGTGGTGCTCCGCTGCTTCTCCGTCCTCCCTCCTAATTCCGGCCATATTCGCCGGAAAACTCATCTTTCTGGTCAGCAAATGTACTCCCTTAAatttttgcaagttattattAAGATAGATAATAGTACTATTTTCACTTTGTGTTAGATAATTATTGCAACTTTGTTTAGATGTGATTGCGTGCCTCTTAGATGTCTAACAACTAACTTATTAATTATCAGGTGAGGTGAATTCTGTTTTGTTAAAACTCAATAAGGTGTTGCTGCCATCGATAATTACTTCCGAGACGAGAGTTCGGAAACATTTGGATCTGCTACAAGATTATAATAAACTCCAACCAATGTGCTTGGTTGATTTTATGCCAAAATGTTTCGATACATCAGGTAATATGGTGAGTCATCCCCATGACATAATATACTAGTTAATTCATGTTATTCATTGTGATCTTGTTGTTTGGACAAGTAAGTTTATGTAGAAAATGCCTTAGAATCGATTCACGTTATTAATTTAGTGACAATGAATTATCTTATTTGTTTTCACGGTAGCAAATGCTTCCAATTATTTAACTCTGTTCACATTACGATTTAGTTTAATTAGGGAAAACTATAATGGTCCTATATTCACATCGCTGCTTTGTTTGATTTGGCAGATAAGGTCCTCCGTATTGGCACTTACTATTACTAATGCCCTGATGTTATATACTCCTCTTCAAGCCCTGGCTGAAACATGCGAAAGTGAGAGATCTGTGTTTGAGATGCCTTTACTGCTGTTTGTAGCGCTTGTTGGAGCCACTGTTGGAGGTAAGGTACCACTGATTATTTTTATCCTGTAGATGCTTGTTGACTAAAGACATTGCACCTGAATGTAGAATACAAATTCAGTAGTTTCCTGGAAAGCGATAACACTTCTTTTTTGCGAATTTTGTGTAATACAGGCTTCGTAAACTGTTTTATAGCTGGCCTAAGAAGCAATCAGCAATGTTTGTTCAGAGTGCTAGTCATGACTGTCAAAAAAAAATATGAGAGTTGTAACCTGATccatttattataattttttgctGCTTTCCACGTGATTGTCATTTCCAAGTTGGTTGTTTGAAGTCTTGGATGAAAATATACTCGTGTTTCATTCTTGCTAATTCATTTGTTCTCTGATTACTTATGAAAGGATCCATCAGGCTATATATTATGCATTAAAATTTTCCCCCTCGAGTTCTCTCTTTTATAAGAGTGTGTTCACTACTCTATAACAATAGCAATTGTCAGCTCAGCGGTTTGCATGTTGTAGGATTACTTGCAAGACAAAGGAAGGGAGAACTGAAACGTGTTAATGAACAGCTTCGCCAAATTAATGCAGCTTTAAGAAGGCAAGCTAAAATTGAATCTTATGCACCTGCTTTGAGTTATGCTCCTGTTGGTGCTAAAATACAGGAAAATGAAGTCATAGTTGATCCGAGGAAGCATGAGTTAATATTCCACCTGAAAAATGGAAAGAATTTTCTGAGAAACCAAGATCCGGAGAAGGCATATGTTGAATTTAAAACTGCCCTTGAGCTTGCTCAGAATCTCAAGGATCCAATAGAGGAAAAAAAGGCTGCTAGAGGCTTAGGTTAGTCCAACTCTGCTTCAAATTTTCAAATTCCATCATCGTTTATGTATCATGTAGTTAATGATATTGGTATAATACATGGTATGTTTATTCTTTTTAGTAAATTAATGTTCCATCTGAATTTGTTTAAAGCAAGGGAAAATTAGTAAATATGATGCAATCTCATGGTCGTTTTCATCATTCCAAAATAATGATTTAAAACAAAATCAAGTGTACGTATTAcgctgtcaaaatttgatcccAACTTGTTAATTCGAGCCAAAATTTTGTAAAAGATATTAGTCTATACTTCCTGTTCCTATCTCTTAATGTTGCTTTGATTCGTGTTATTTTCGTATTTGGAGATGTACACAAGTTTAAGTTTGAGTGGAGCTCTGATTCTCTTATTTCGTATCTTAGGAGCTTCACTTCAAAGGCAAGGAAAATACCGTGAAGCCATTATATACCACTCTATGGTTCTCTCAATTTCTGATAGAGAAAATGAAGATTCTGGAAATACGGAAGCATATGGAGCAATAGCTGATTGTTATACTGAGCTTGGTGACTTGGAGCGAGCTGGTGTATATTATGATCAGTATATTGCAAGGTTGGAAACGGATTAACTTGAAGTTTTTTGCAAGAATTTATCTCTTTAGTTTCGAGTAATTTGTGGGAAATTTTGTAGATGTAACAGTATGGCTTCATGAGAATGATCATTACCTAATCATTTTGTGTTGCGTGAGCTATTCAGTGCATTATATGCTAATTAATCCAAGAGAAAACCAGTGGTCTGGTCTCTCATTTTTATTGTAGCCAAGTCATCATCAAAGACTTGGGGTGCATTGGTAGAAAAAACATTCAATGAGGCTTTCCAAATcacaataaaatatattattctagACTTCTTTTTTAAGGCCTAGAGAATATGTTTGTGGCATCAAGGATTGACATAAGTTTGCACTTGTATGAATCCagaaatattaatatcaatacaGCACACAAACAAATTCGCTGCTGACATTATTTTTATGGGTTGAATATCAAGGTGGTCACTCGAATGACCGCCATATATCAgtttaattatcaaaattaacggggtatcatttgagtcactaaagtcataataaatatcatactgataactcaaaatatgtgctcgagaattaaaatttattttatagagttctatatatttttcttcaatcctattacaaccaaatgacaatgtatgaattctagtattttctataatataataagattttttaaaatttatctactatttatttttaattttgtagtcatttgctttatttaaataaaaataattagtagacaaatttttaaaaatatcaaaaaatcatctaaaatactatgaattcgtaacttttcatttggttgtaataagattcgaaaaaaatgtttagaactccataaaataaattttaattctcgaacacatattttgagacatctgtttgatatttattattactttagtgatccaaatgataccccgttaagtttgatgattaaactgatatatgaccttaagttgagtgaccactttgatatttaacccttaTTTTTATTATGAATACGACTCACAGACGACACACCTTTGCGTCATTATGTTCGCGAAGCCTTTCCCTGTTTACTTTCCCAAACTAACCTATTTTGTTCAATTTTTTCCAAAATGACCTATTTTTTTCAACTCTTCCCAAACTAACCTACTTTTTATATTTTCTAACTTTTagttataattataatttatacattattattaaattatatatatgctgaattaattttttaatataacatttttaataataaataaaattaaaatacagTAATTCATTAATACTTGGTTAAATATAATgcatattttatttttttttatattttgtttCGCATATTTCTTGTTTGAGAAAACTTGTTTGGACAACCACACTACATTATTGATATCAGATATGATCAAATATGAAATCTGGACAACCAATAGAAATGAAGATATTGAGATAATGTTTTAtctttaaaatttaataaaatatctAAAAGTTGGTTGATATCAATGTAATCTTGACAACCAATCAAAACACAAAACAAAATTACTCTTATCATATCTCTAAAATGCCTATATATACAAACCAATCTACAACAAATAAATTATAGAAAAACAAAGCAAATTAATTTGCAGATGGATAATGAGAGTTTTCTAGATATGATGGAAAGAGCAAATGCAGTATTCAATTTAAGTGAAACTGATCATTTAATCTCTCCACACGAGTCCAAAAGTGATGAAACTAATGGTGAAGATGGAGATAATCTCAATTCAgattcaacaagttctgatggtgaAGAAGGAGACAATCAAAGCGCAGCAGTCGGAACACATGTACCTACCGCCCCATGGTTTACAACATAGGCTTTTACTAATAATTCAGGTGATTTTTCTAGTGCCTCTAGTGTTAATACTCTTGATAGTACTATTTTTGAAGGTCAGTGTTTTGAAGATAAGCAATCTGCCATCGATTCAATTAAGTCTGATCACATAAGGGAGTCTATAAATTACCGTGTCGTAAAAAGTACTCCAACATTG
It contains:
- the LOC141717593 gene encoding protein FLUORESCENT IN BLUE LIGHT, chloroplastic isoform X1 — translated: MAVVLRCFSVLPPNSGHIRRKTHLSGEVNSVLLKLNKVLLPSIITSETRVRKHLDLLQDYNKLQPMCLVDFMPKCFDTSGNMIRSSVLALTITNALMLYTPLQALAETCESERSVFEMPLLLFVALVGATVGGLLARQRKGELKRVNEQLRQINAALRRQAKIESYAPALSYAPVGAKIQENEVIVDPRKHELIFHLKNGKNFLRNQDPEKAYVEFKTALELAQNLKDPIEEKKAARGLGASLQRQGKYREAIIYHSMVLSISDRENEDSGNTEAYGAIADCYTELGDLERAGVYYDQYIARLETD
- the LOC141717593 gene encoding protein FLUORESCENT IN BLUE LIGHT, chloroplastic isoform X2; amino-acid sequence: MCLVDFMPKCFDTSGNMIRSSVLALTITNALMLYTPLQALAETCESERSVFEMPLLLFVALVGATVGGLLARQRKGELKRVNEQLRQINAALRRQAKIESYAPALSYAPVGAKIQENEVIVDPRKHELIFHLKNGKNFLRNQDPEKAYVEFKTALELAQNLKDPIEEKKAARGLGASLQRQGKYREAIIYHSMVLSISDRENEDSGNTEAYGAIADCYTELGDLERAGVYYDQYIARLETD